One window from the genome of Bdellovibrionales bacterium encodes:
- a CDS encoding CDGSH iron-sulfur domain-containing protein, producing MANANIVIESRVQLFSTLAEAAELEHNFMCLYLYAMFGLKRTIAEGVSPEELEAIERWRRVILGVCLEEMTHLALVSNLFVAIGCTPHFSRPNFPAFPGMYPEGIVVELAKFDMNTLDHFIFLERPRAIELQDGKSFNSEVHYSRTSQPGKLMPYHGDYDTVGDLYQALRDSIAYLCETVGEKDLFCGSPAQQIGPLDSPLPGLMIIKDKETAFKALDTIITQGEGALQEEGSHFARFMGVKKEYEELLKKNPKFDPSRPVARNPVMRVPLDKEHRVLVDEPLAAQYIDLSNALYMFMLKSLVQVYTIENRPSAEKKELIEIAFTVMHTMGIIGETLTHMPASASCPGVNAGMSFAMNRFMSALSSKGELVIINERLSQFEDVFKKLVDELTSREKDNKNIHACLEQLKVAESQIREVMIRAQRLAGNGAGHSKTSSSAASSLAEVAQSSSAAPVETAESGTIAVSFETKKCMHARHCVTQLPGVFLANTPGKWIYPENAYPEELAAVIRQCPSGALLYKSKSPNLHNEEAPAVNVMRLRENGPYAFLADLQVDGQRVGYRATLCRCGKSNNKPFCDSSHIAAGFKAGGEPDTIDNTELKTRGGTLSVQRTNNGPLSISGNLELCSGTGRVVLRCESVRLCRCGNSKSKPICDSSHVAAGFKDAIERPPEAHA from the coding sequence ATGGCCAATGCAAACATCGTCATCGAGTCGAGAGTGCAACTCTTTTCAACTTTGGCCGAGGCCGCCGAGCTAGAACACAATTTCATGTGTCTTTATCTGTATGCGATGTTTGGCCTTAAAAGAACTATCGCCGAAGGAGTCAGTCCCGAAGAGCTCGAAGCCATCGAGCGCTGGCGTCGCGTGATTCTTGGCGTGTGCCTTGAAGAGATGACTCATTTGGCACTGGTTTCAAACTTGTTCGTGGCCATCGGTTGTACGCCTCACTTCTCGCGTCCGAACTTTCCCGCCTTTCCAGGGATGTATCCCGAAGGCATCGTTGTTGAGCTTGCGAAGTTTGACATGAACACCTTGGATCATTTCATCTTCTTGGAGCGTCCGCGCGCCATCGAACTGCAAGATGGAAAGAGCTTTAACTCCGAAGTTCACTACAGCCGCACTTCTCAACCGGGAAAATTGATGCCCTATCATGGTGACTACGATACGGTCGGAGACCTCTATCAGGCCTTGCGGGATTCCATTGCTTATTTGTGCGAGACGGTCGGAGAAAAAGATCTCTTCTGCGGAAGCCCCGCTCAACAAATCGGCCCCTTAGATTCTCCATTACCAGGCTTGATGATCATTAAAGACAAAGAAACAGCCTTTAAAGCTCTGGACACGATCATCACCCAAGGCGAGGGCGCTCTTCAGGAAGAGGGCTCTCACTTTGCCCGTTTCATGGGAGTCAAAAAAGAATACGAAGAGCTTCTGAAAAAGAATCCAAAGTTTGACCCTTCTCGTCCGGTTGCAAGGAATCCGGTGATGCGCGTGCCTTTAGATAAAGAACACCGCGTGCTCGTCGATGAACCGCTGGCCGCACAGTACATCGACCTTTCTAATGCGCTTTACATGTTTATGCTGAAGTCTCTTGTTCAAGTCTATACGATCGAGAATCGCCCAAGTGCTGAAAAGAAAGAGCTCATTGAAATCGCGTTCACAGTGATGCATACGATGGGAATTATCGGCGAAACGCTCACTCACATGCCGGCGTCTGCGAGCTGCCCGGGAGTCAATGCCGGAATGAGCTTTGCTATGAACCGGTTTATGTCAGCCCTCTCCTCAAAAGGAGAGCTCGTGATTATCAATGAACGCCTTTCGCAGTTTGAAGATGTCTTTAAAAAACTCGTGGATGAGCTAACGAGCCGCGAGAAAGATAATAAAAATATCCACGCCTGTCTTGAACAGCTAAAGGTCGCAGAGTCACAGATTCGCGAAGTCATGATCCGCGCCCAACGCCTTGCTGGTAACGGCGCGGGGCACAGTAAAACTTCATCCAGTGCCGCGAGTTCCTTAGCCGAAGTCGCCCAGTCAAGCAGTGCGGCCCCCGTGGAAACGGCGGAGTCTGGCACCATCGCGGTTTCGTTTGAAACTAAGAAATGCATGCATGCCCGTCATTGTGTCACGCAACTTCCTGGCGTGTTTCTGGCAAACACCCCCGGCAAATGGATCTATCCTGAGAATGCTTATCCTGAAGAACTCGCGGCCGTCATTCGGCAGTGCCCTTCTGGCGCCCTTTTATACAAAAGCAAAAGCCCGAATCTGCACAACGAAGAAGCTCCCGCCGTCAATGTGATGCGCCTTCGTGAAAATGGGCCTTATGCGTTTCTCGCAGATTTACAAGTTGATGGACAAAGGGTCGGCTATCGCGCAACCCTTTGTCGCTGCGGAAAATCCAACAACAAACCTTTCTGCGATAGTTCCCATATTGCTGCTGGATTCAAAGCCGGTGGCGAGCCCGACACCATCGACAACACGGAGCTTAAAACCCGCGGCGGCACTTTGTCAGTACAGCGAACGAACAACGGCCCCCTTTCGATCTCTGGCAACCTTGAACTTTGCAGTGGTACAGGCCGGGTCGTTCTTCGCTGCGAGAGTGTTCGCCTGTGCCGCTGTGGAAATTCAAAATCAAAACCAATTTGCGATAGCTCCCATGTAGCGGCGGGGTTTAAGGATGCCATCGAAAGACCACCGGAAGCCCATGCTTAG